The Clostridium aceticum genomic interval TGTTTTCCCCAAAGCTGCATAGCATCTACCTGCTGTCTTTCAATCTCTGTAATATAAGTTAATTTCCCCCTAGCAACAATTATCATTTCTATCCTCCGCCTAAAGTCATTCTTCTGACCTATAGCCATCATAGTTTAAAAATTTTTGATATTCTCCTGCCCAGTAAAGTTCTACAGATCCTGTTTCACCATGCCGATGTTTTGCAATAATGACTTCTGCAACATTTTTTTTATCACTATCGGGGTGGTAATATTCATCTCTATATAGAAACATCACCAAATCTGCATCCTGTTCAATAGCTCCAGATTCCCTTAGATCTGATAAAATAGGTCGATGGTCTGCTCTTAGCTCTGGTGCTCGGGATAATTGAGATAGAGCAATCACGGGACAATCTAATTCTTTTGCCATTACCTTTAGGTTTCTAGATATAGCTGAAATTTCCTGCTGACGATTTTCTGTTCTCCCATCTCCCTGCATTAATTGAAGGTAATCCACCAATACTAAATCTAATCCTGCCTCCAGTTTTAATCTTCTACATTTTGACCGCATCTCTGTAATACTAATACCAGCAGTATCATCAAAGTAGATATTGGCTTGAGATAAAGGCAGCATGGCAGCTGCAAGCTTTGTCCATTCGTCCTCATTTAAATTTCCATTTTGTATTTTATTTAAACTTACCATAGACTCTGCCGCTAACATTCTTAGCATCAACTGTTCTTTAGACATCTCTAAACTAAATATAGCTACAGCTGCTGATGCTTTGATAGCAGCATTCTGGGCTAAGTTCAAGGAAAAAGCAGATTTACCCATAGCAGGTCTAGCTGCTACCAATACTAAGTCAGATTTATGAAAACCACTTAGTTTCTTATCTAAATCAGCAAAACCTGTTGTTAATCCAGTAATACTTGCTTTGTTTTCATATAGTTCTTCAATTTTATCAAAGGTTTGAGATAGTACAGTTTTAATGGGAGTAAAACCTTCTTGATATCTGTTCTGAGAAATATCATAGATGTTT includes:
- the dnaB gene encoding replicative DNA helicase — protein: MEGMNTLKVPPHNIEAEQSVLGSMLMDKESIIVVLEVIKPEDFYKEAHKEIFEAMYTLFNREEPVDLITLTEELKKRGTLEAIGGIPYINSLSEAVPITTNVRYYADIVEEKATLRRLIRSSEEIINLSFNPDMEVPEVLELAQKNIYDISQNRYQEGFTPIKTVLSQTFDKIEELYENKASITGLTTGFADLDKKLSGFHKSDLVLVAARPAMGKSAFSLNLAQNAAIKASAAVAIFSLEMSKEQLMLRMLAAESMVSLNKIQNGNLNEDEWTKLAAAMLPLSQANIYFDDTAGISITEMRSKCRRLKLEAGLDLVLVDYLQLMQGDGRTENRQQEISAISRNLKVMAKELDCPVIALSQLSRAPELRADHRPILSDLRESGAIEQDADLVMFLYRDEYYHPDSDKKNVAEVIIAKHRHGETGSVELYWAGEYQKFLNYDGYRSEE